The nucleotide window ATAAAAGTGCGGGGGAAGATgtaattcaactttttgatCTTTCTGTTATTCCCAAGAACCATTCCTCCGATGATTGTGATGATGCCTCAAGCTCCCTGCCTTCTCTATTGCAAAGGGGACGAAGTGATTCCTTGTATTCATTAGGGACTCTTCTGTACCGAATTGCTCACAGGCTTTCGTTTTCAATGGTGTGGAAGAGATATAACTATTTTTGTTCATATGTTGTCTTGTAGCCTCTAAGTAGCTCTCACTAATTATTGATGGTTTGCTGCAGGCTTCTAACAATAGGGCCAGATGTGTGAGGTTCTTCCAAAAATGTTTGGATTTTCTTGATGAGCCAGATCATCTGGTATGCTTCCTGAATTACTTTTAAGCTAACAATTGAACGCTTCTATGTTATTactttcattttaattagttgaaGTACATGATATGTTTGCTCTTACAATTAATATTGTGCCAAACAGGTTGTACGTGCATGTGCTCATGAACAATTTGCAAGGctcattttaaattatgatgAAGAGCTGGATTTAACATCTGAATCTCTTCCTGTGGAATGCGAAGTTACAGTTATTGATGCCGAGGAAGAATCTTCGGACTTTGTAGGTGGTAATTCAGAATCAGTTGGGCATGAAAAGGTCTCCTCTTTAGTTGCGGAGGATAAACCATACGAGGACGGACAAAGTTTTCAAGATTTAGTATCAGAGACTTCTGTCAAGATGACGTTGGAGGCATATTTATCTGCTCCTGAAAAATTGATAGAAGCAGGTGACACGGAATTAACAGATCCAGGAGCTGTGACAAGTTCCAGTGGGAATGAAAGCTCTGCTTTGTGCAAGGTGTCACCAACACCAGTTCAAACTGTTGTTGATCCCATATCCTCTAAGTTAGCTGCAGTACATCATGTTTCTCAGGCTATCAAGTCTCTCAGATGGATGCGCCAACTGCAGAGCACTGAGCCACAGCTGGTGGGCAAAAGCGGTGGAACTAATGATGCACTGCCTTCGTCTACGAATTTTGCTGTTTGTGCATGTGGTGATGCTGACTGTATTGAAGTTTGTGACATTCGGGAATGGCTTCCAACATTAAAACTGGATCATAAGTTGTGGAAACTTGTTCTTTTGCTTGGAGAATCTTATTTGGCACTTGGTCAAGCTTATAAGGAGGATGACCAGTTGCATCAGGCATTAAAGGTGGTAGAATTGGCATGTTCTACTTACGGATCAATGCCTCAGCATCTTGAAGATACAAGGTTCATTTCTTCAATGATCAGTTGCTCATCATTGCAGAAGAAATTCAgcgaaagaaatgaaaaggccAGATTATACGGTGGTGATGTGACGGATGAGAAATCCAGCTCCTCAGATGATTCTCTTACTTTTGAGCAATACTCTTCCACTTACCTCTTCTGGGCCAGGGTGTGGACGCTGGTTGGAGATGTTTATGTTGAGTTCCATGTGGTACATGGTAAAGAGATCTCAATGCACGCAGAGAGGAAATCCAATACTAGAGAGTTGAGAATCTCTTCTGAGGTGGTGAAGGAAGTTAAAAGGCTCAAGAAGCAGCTGGGCCAGTGTGGCCAGAATTGCAGCTCATGCTCCTTGGTAAATTGCAGCTGCCAGAGTGACAGGGCAAGCAGTGGTAGCAGTGCAAGCAGTAGCAATGCAGATATGCGCTCTGTAGGTTATGGCAGAAAACAGTCAAAGAAAGTTTATGCAAAGAGCACATCCTGCTCCCTTTTGGGAGACCCTGAAGATGGGCATGTTCATCACCGGATGGACAATACTAAGGCTTTTGATGGTGGGCATTTACAGCACAACGGAAATGATGAAAGCCTAAAAGAAGTTCCTTATACTGATAATGCTAATCTTGGGCTAAAATCTTTGGGAACTAATACTAAAAAAGTTGAGGGTTTTCTGGAGATGCATGATACAGGCTCCACAGTTGCCTCACAAACTGAAATGGCTTCTAGAGAAACACCCAAAGTGAAAAATGGTGGAATATTTAAGTACCTTGGGGGTCCTGTAGTCAAAGATGCAGAGCATAATCTTTTAACTGCCCTAACCTGTTATGAAGAAGCTACAAAGGCGCTGGGTGGATTTCCATCGGATTCAGCAGAGCTACAATCTGTAGTCAAGAAGAAAGGGTGGGTTTTTAATGAACTGGGTCGTAACAGGCTCGAAAGAAGAGAATTGAACAAAGCTGAAGTTGCTTTTGCAGATGCTATAAATGCATTCAGGGAAGTCTCAGATCACACCaacattatattaattaattgtaatttGGGCCATGGCAGACGTGCATTGGCTGAAGAGATGGTATCAAAGATTGAAGATCTCAAAGTACATGCACTCTTCCATAATGCATACAACCAAGCATTGGAGACTGCTAAACTAGAATATACTGAATCACTGAGATATTACGGGGCAGCAAAGTCAGAACTGATGCTTGTTGCTGAAGGGGATGAATCTGTGACAAGTGCCTTGAGGAATGAGGTACAGACTCAGTTTGCGCATACATATCTGAGGCTTGGCATGCTCTTGGCAAAAGAAGATGTAACTGCAGAAGTTTTTGAAAATGGAGCCTTGGAAGGTAAATCTGTAGGTTATACCAATTCCAGTGACAGGAAAGCGAGGAAAGAATCAAGAAAGCATGAGATTTCAGCTAATGATGCCATACGGGTGGCACTGTCTGTGTATGAATCGCTAGGTGAATTGCGCAAACAGGAAGCTGCATATGCTTATTTTCAGCTGGCTTGCTACCAAAGGGATcgttgtttgaaatttttggagTCAGATCAGAAGAATAGCAACTTTTCTAAAGGTGAAAACAGCATTCTTCAACGGGTCAAGCAGTATGCTTCCTTGGCCGAGAGAAACTGGCACAGAGCCATAGATTTTTATGGCCCACAAACGCATCCCACCATGTACCTGACTATTCTCATAGAAAGATCAGCTCTTTCATTAACCCTTTTCGACTTTTTTCACTCAAATGCAGTATGTTCTTGGACTTCTCTACTTGTACAAAAATGTTCTTGGACTTCTCTATTTCTGGTCTGCTTAGCACTGTTACTAATATATTGCATTTGTTTTATAGATGCTGGAATCAGCTCTGTCTCGCATGCTTGAAGGACGTTATGTATCAGATAAGGATTCAGACTCTTTCAGAACAGACCATCCTGATACGCATGCAAAATTTTGGAGACAGTTGCAGATgcttttgaagaaaatgttggCCGTGACAATTTCAGGAAGTGCAAACAAATCATCGCCAGTCTCTCAACCAAATCCAGTATCCTGTAGGTCTGGAGAAGCTGGAAAGCTCAGGGAGCTTTACAAAATGTCTCTCATGTCCACCGACATGAGTGAGTTGCATGCTATGCACACATTGTGGACATCATAATCAGAAATTTGACTCTTCAGTTCCTGGTTTTCAATATTGTCCATCTCAGGGAGAAAGTTCGCATGGGTTGTACACTTGTACTAAATATAGAGTAGAATGCTCTTTTTTCACTGTCTATATCATAGAGGAAAATTTGGGAGATGAAATTAACAACACTTGTAGATATTCATTTAAATCGACAGACTTGAGTAGCATATAGggaagtcattttatttttcttcccttttatttGAGATTGTTAGTTAATTCTTTAATTCAGTCAAGTTTTCTTACTCCAAATTGGCTTTGAAGGTCTGGGGCGAGTatatttgaaggaaaaattcttctcatcaattactatttattactccACATCACACATCTTAAGAAAAACACTCCCACAcgggaaaaatatatatatatatatatttatatataaatgtagggtgtgaaaataaatagtagttgatgaatagcattactcatttgcATCAAGATGACAAGATTGGTGGCAAATATTGCTAAATTAAGCCATCTAAATCTAAAGGGTGACGTTTCATTACTTgcaactataatattttttagaaaaattttatttgcagttctCAAATGGAGACTGAATATGCAAAcctttcattaaatagaaaaaattattattttaataaagatattattgtaattttgaaaaaatttaaaaataaaattaactagacttGCAATGCAATTTTCAAATAGAAACTGTAAGTAATATTGCTCTATTTTTTAAGGGCATTTTGTGAGTGGTCTTTATTTCTTCGAACCATACATTATCTGTTCTCCAAAATGGCTCTAAAGATCATGATTTTGTATGCTAAGAAGATATGCTACCATAACTCTCCTAATTCTTAAACATTGATAATTCTAGTActcttttcctttccatttGATTATATCTAgtgaattagatatatatatatatatatatatataaacaaataatatatatcatcagGTGAAATGAACATAAACTTGCTAGCAAATGTTGTATTGATATGGAACCCAAATTTATTAGTAGCCATGCGCGCACCTTATTATAACATAAAGATTATTGGATGAAGAGCAATGACCAGCAAAACCTGACAACCCTACCCAACCCAATATTGCTCTCACTTATTTAATAAGCTTAATACGACACAGATCCAACTGCTATTTATTGAGGGAAAGTTGTCTGAGATATTTGAGAGCTTCCACCAGCTTTTCATGAGGGGGCGTTGCCTCTTTCACCGCAGGTATCTCACGCAGAGCTTTCAGCCAAGAAAATAACAATGGAGTCTTTTCTGTGTCTATAAACTTAAAACCAAGGACTTCTTCCTGAACCTCATGAGGGCCGAAGCAGGATACAACCATAATGTCCAGGAGTCCTACGCTCTCGTGGTTAATGGAGGATGGAATCCCCTCTGGAAAAATCTTCTTAATTCCCTCTTCGAACACCTTTAATTTATCAAGCAGTTCCTTGGTGACTTTCTGTTGTGCTTCTCCTTCGGATTTCATTACCGAGATCATTGTCTCAAACAACTGCATGGCAAGCAGCTACAAGCATTAGTTCTTGAACAGAAAGCTTGTAATTAGTATGGATCGGGTGAGCGAAACTTCgacacaaattaaataaagatgCAAACATCTATATATGTAAAAAGGGCTGGAATTTAAGGTTGCTAGAATATATCAATCAATCTGACCTGTTGCTCGACAAAGCTAGCCCAAAAGCGAACTTGTGCTCTTTCATAGGGATCTCGTGGAAAAAGTGGAGGACCATTTTTCCAGGTTTCATCAATATATTCAAGGATGACAGACGACTCAACAATGGGTTTTCCATTATGAACAAGGATAGGAACCATTTTGTGAACGGGATTGTACTTCAGAAGCTGTGGGGATTTGTTCTTGATGTCTTCTTCCACATACTCATAAGGAATGCCTTTGATTTTGAGGGCCAACTCCACCCTCTTAACGTAGGAACTAAGCCATAATCCATGCACCGTAACTTTGTTTTCCTCAGCCATCTGATCTCTCTTTTTGCttaatttctcttaaatattGGATACTGAAGTCCAACGTCGCACTTGATCAAGCTTTATATCTAGCACTTGCTGGTAAACTTCAACCTTGCATTTGATTGTCAAACTTTCTTGGGGACAAAGAAAATCaatgaatattaaaatacaagTACTCATTCGTCATGGATTACTTCAGCCTAcccataaattataattaatgaaaaggaaattaatGCAAGTACCCTTTTAGTTCTTCAAgtggtgtatatatattatatatatatgtcttaaaATTGTTCCATTTATTTGAAGCTATCCCAAATTCTCATTGACCAAATCATGAATCTTGTTTTCCAAGAATGTTTGGGTAATTGGGTCCAAccatgttcatatatatatacacacacacacacaatattatatatacacacatgacacacacatatatccttttgcatttaaaaagtactaaatattaaCTGATCATATTATATAGTCTTCTAACACGGCATGCATGGgataattaattcattaatcCATGTGAAAGTTGAATTccctgtttggattcagagatggtttcatatcatctcattgttacaattttttcaaattttcacacaaaatataataaacaattcaatttttaaaaaaataatattataataatattttatttaactcatctaaaactatatcatcacatctcactatccaaaccaataaTCCAATTATCAAAgttaattcattatttattcaaagggaagaaaaaacaataagGTAGCATGAATCATGATCCTAACAAAAAAGGCTTTATGCAAAGGGTAGTGCTACGGTTCGACACAATGTACAGATAATGGTCCCGATAAGCgtagtttttctttatttttcatgcatttttttaattcttttaaacatttaaaaaaaattataacatcattaaaaaaatacttcttttttaatattaaacatttccttaaatattaagtaaaaaaaaatcagatccaTTGTCGATCGAGACCCATAGTATTTTCCTTATACAAAATTGCGggaataattgtttttttccatACTCAATTATATAATTGTCAACCCTAGCTTATAAATTGCTTGAAGACGTCAACCGTCATGTATTTATGcagtagttttattttatatgtatagataaatatatattacttttagatcaaaattccttataattatttatcttaatttatttttgtaattaaaagaaataaaagtatCTCACTATTTAAGGTTAAAGCCTACTTTCCAAAAACAATATCATATTAAACACTTTAAAATCGAAGATCATGGATATATCTCTCCTAAAtcctatttataaaaatacttaaagataaataatcataaaaaaaagtctttaatctatttttctaagaaaatattttgtatttataatatatatatatataatatgatattatttcttatcactcatttattattattttttatttaatagttaaagaagtaattataaattatatatttttttaatgattaaaaatattaaaaaaaattagaaaaattaataaaaaaataaaaatgttaaaataataatagtaggATAATAAGTTATCATTATTCTTCTCTATATGTTTGTTTGTGTAATAATGGGGGTGGCCCACTCTATCTTTCATCCTGGATATGTCCTGTCCTCCGCCCCTCTCCCACCAATAAAACCAGCCCCCAGATTTACGTCTCAAATTCCCACCATCTTCCTTCTTTTTGACTAAAAAATTCAGAGTCTTTttataaagaaagaagaatacgGAGGTAGGAAAAGCATTGCGTTAGTCGGGATAGCGACCGACGCCATTAGAGAAAACTGGTGTAAACAacagtctttttcttttcaccttttctttgaTTCAGAATCAAGAattgcaaaaaagaaagagcgAATCGAAGAAACAGTGTCACGAAAATAGAGAGAGGTGGGGGATCCAAGTCTGAGAGaagtagaaaataaagagacaaaaataagaggCTGGGGCCATGAAGAAGCAGAGCACGGCATCACAATCGACGACTACAAAGCCTGCGACCACGGTGTTGCCTTATCAGACCCCAAGGCTGAGAGAACATTACCTTATTGGGAAGAAGCTGGGCCAAGGTCAGTTTGGGACCACCTACCTCTGTACCCACAAGTCCACGGATGCCCACTACGCCTGTAAGTCTATCCCCAAGAGAAAACTCCTATGCAAGGAAGACTACGACGATGTTTGGAGGGAGATTCAGATCATGCACCACCTCTCTGAGCACCCACATGTGGTACGGATCGAAGGGACTTATGAGGACTCGGTGTTCGTTCACTTAGTTATGGAGTTGTGCGCTGGGGGAGAGTTGTTTGATAGGATTGTGCAGAAAGGGCATTACAGTGAGAGAGAGGCGGTGAAGCTCATAAAGACTATTGTTGGAGTGGTGGAGTCTTGCCACTCCCTTGGGGTCATGCATAGGGATCTCAAGCCCGAGAATTTCTTGTTTGATAGTCCTGGTGACGATGCCAAGCTCAAGACCACCGATTTCGGCTTGTCTATATTCTACAAGCCAGGTTGGTTTCTGGGTTTCCTTCGTTTTTCTTGGTTTTCGTTGGAAGTGGTGGTTTGTATTTCTTTGCCTTTCTTTGGCTACCCCGGCGGTTGATAGGTACTTTTCAGTTTGCGTTCTCTCTTCATTGTTTATGAATTTGGTGGATTTTTAAACTATTCTGTCGTGGTTCCGATGGATGTTGAAGTGGACCTGtagatttttattaaatgtagTAGTTAAACGTTTCTTGATTGCTTACTGAGATGATATCTGTGCTAATTTACTGTCTACATCTGGAAGTTGTTTCGATATTTCtcccatataattttttttttttggggatcTTCAGGCGGGGGTTTGCTAAACTTGTTAGACTGGACTATAGCCATTGGCATGAGTACATGTGGCGGAAATAAACAGTCTGGCGAATAGTATAATGATGCCAAAACCAATGGGTTACCTCACTGATTGaagtcttcaatttttttttttgataagtagtaagagaatttttattaataagtaagtaggcatagcccaagtagtATACAAGcgcacctaaatacaagctagggACTAGAGAAGGCTAAAGGCAAATCATGAAGATTAtctccattcaatacaagagcCTTAGCCCAAATGCACAAAGTACTAAAGGAAAACTCTCTAAGTTCTCTCATCGAGCATTTTCTATCTTCAAAGCGCCACCCATTTCTTTCcaaccataagcaccacatcaaacactaatgaatcatcttccatatggcaATGATGCGATGTCTCCCCTTAAAACCTTGCCAACATGCAAAAAGATCCACCACTTGCTTAGacatcacccaagcaataccAGTcctaccaaaaatctcattccacaaagtcttagccacctcacaatgaagaaatagatggtcaacagattcaccatctttcttacacatgaagcaccaatccGCGACAAATAATCcactctttctcaaattatccatggtcaaaattttttcaGGGGATACCAACCAACAGAAATATGCCACCTTACTAGGCACCTTAGATCTCCAAATGCATTTCCAGGGGTATTTAATGAATCCACAGCAGACTATCCTTCCCTTCCCTGAACAATCTTTATAGACGACATTCACTTCCCAGTCATGCACATTTCTAATAAATTGACATTCCAttgaagattattattttaaaaaataaaggactCAGCCACTGCAGCTTCTTGATCTCTAGCAATCCTAAAGAGGGAGGGATAAACATTCTTTAGAGCTTAATTCCCACAcccaaatatcatgccaaaaattaATCCTTGT belongs to Juglans regia cultivar Chandler chromosome 8, Walnut 2.0, whole genome shotgun sequence and includes:
- the LOC109011805 gene encoding uncharacterized protein LOC109011805, producing the protein MAKLERDLQCQCVGRLEVVKPKPVGFLCGSIPVPTDKSFQSFDSSALIPSPLAVSAPRYRMLPTETDLNTPPIFSKFPEKFIPIAAVQSKANGDLPWESGAVTSNFSRKCEALAVSGLVEYGDEIDVIAPADILKQIFKMPYSKARLSIAVHRVGQTLVLNTGPDVEEGEKLIRRHNNQSKSADSLFLNFAMHSVRMEACDCPPTHHVPPQKQSNSCVLPGGNRTQFAGKCDSVIPDEGSNSCSEYPQVKQDSIFWGSKKNKRNKGRDHVKKASQVGEKPRCSMQESEKHRRVGNDGFRRVLFWQFHNFRMLLGSDLLLFSNEKYVAVSLHLWDVTRQVTPLTWLEAWLDNVMASVPELAICYHQNGVVQGYELLKTDDIFLLKGISEDGTPAFYPYVIQQNGVSVLRFLQDNCKQDPGAYWLYKSAGEDVIQLFDLSVIPKNHSSDDCDDASSSLPSLLQRGRSDSLYSLGTLLYRIAHRLSFSMASNNRARCVRFFQKCLDFLDEPDHLVVRACAHEQFARLILNYDEELDLTSESLPVECEVTVIDAEEESSDFVGGNSESVGHEKVSSLVAEDKPYEDGQSFQDLVSETSVKMTLEAYLSAPEKLIEAGDTELTDPGAVTSSSGNESSALCKVSPTPVQTVVDPISSKLAAVHHVSQAIKSLRWMRQLQSTEPQLVGKSGGTNDALPSSTNFAVCACGDADCIEVCDIREWLPTLKLDHKLWKLVLLLGESYLALGQAYKEDDQLHQALKVVELACSTYGSMPQHLEDTRFISSMISCSSLQKKFSERNEKARLYGGDVTDEKSSSSDDSLTFEQYSSTYLFWARVWTLVGDVYVEFHVVHGKEISMHAERKSNTRELRISSEVVKEVKRLKKQLGQCGQNCSSCSLVNCSCQSDRASSGSSASSSNADMRSVGYGRKQSKKVYAKSTSCSLLGDPEDGHVHHRMDNTKAFDGGHLQHNGNDESLKEVPYTDNANLGLKSLGTNTKKVEGFLEMHDTGSTVASQTEMASRETPKVKNGGIFKYLGGPVVKDAEHNLLTALTCYEEATKALGGFPSDSAELQSVVKKKGWVFNELGRNRLERRELNKAEVAFADAINAFREVSDHTNIILINCNLGHGRRALAEEMVSKIEDLKVHALFHNAYNQALETAKLEYTESLRYYGAAKSELMLVAEGDESVTSALRNEVQTQFAHTYLRLGMLLAKEDVTAEVFENGALEGKSVGYTNSSDRKARKESRKHEISANDAIRVALSVYESLGELRKQEAAYAYFQLACYQRDRCLKFLESDQKNSNFSKGENSILQRVKQYASLAERNWHRAIDFYGPQTHPTMYLTILIERSALSLTLFDFFHSNAMLESALSRMLEGRYVSDKDSDSFRTDHPDTHAKFWRQLQMLLKKMLAVTISGSANKSSPVSQPNPVSCRSGEAGKLRELYKMSLMSTDMSELHAMHTLWTS
- the LOC109011808 gene encoding glutathione S-transferase U9-like produces the protein MAEENKVTVHGLWLSSYVKRVELALKIKGIPYEYVEEDIKNKSPQLLKYNPVHKMVPILVHNGKPIVESSVILEYIDETWKNGPPLFPRDPYERAQVRFWASFVEQQLFETMISVMKSEGEAQQKVTKELLDKLKVFEEGIKKIFPEGIPSSINHESVGLLDIMVVSCFGPHEVQEEVLGFKFIDTEKTPLLFSWLKALREIPAVKEATPPHEKLVEALKYLRQLSLNK